The following are encoded in a window of Nitrospira sp. genomic DNA:
- the purE gene encoding 5-(carboxyamino)imidazole ribonucleotide mutase yields the protein MAGTGRSSRRARKAQGPLIGILGGSKSDFPILEKAGALLSEFEIPYELLVVSAHRTPDRLFEYAETAPGRGVEVIIAGAGGAAHLPGMLAAKTHLPVIGVPIPTENLRGLDSLLSIVQMPKGIPVATVAIGGAENAALLAAQILAGRYPWIADRVKAFRKSQTESVLNSPEAQGTSVGSLQADRMSQRS from the coding sequence ATGGCTGGAACAGGACGATCATCTCGCCGGGCACGCAAGGCGCAAGGTCCGCTTATCGGGATTCTCGGGGGCAGCAAATCCGATTTCCCGATTCTGGAGAAAGCCGGTGCGCTGCTCTCGGAATTCGAGATTCCCTATGAACTCTTAGTGGTATCGGCTCATCGGACCCCGGACCGGCTATTCGAGTACGCCGAAACCGCGCCGGGACGAGGGGTCGAAGTCATTATTGCGGGCGCCGGGGGGGCGGCCCATCTTCCGGGCATGTTGGCGGCCAAGACCCATTTGCCGGTCATCGGCGTACCCATTCCCACAGAAAATCTTCGAGGGTTGGATTCGTTGCTGTCCATCGTTCAGATGCCCAAAGGCATTCCTGTGGCGACGGTTGCCATCGGAGGGGCGGAAAATGCCGCCTTGCTGGCTGCCCAAATCCTGGCAGGCCGGTATCCGTGGATTGCCGATCGTGTGAAGGCGTTCCGCAAGTCTCAGACTGAAAGTGTACTCAATTCTCCGGAGGCTCAGGGAACCAGTGTGGGTAGTCTCCAGGCGGATCGGATGAGTCAGCGGTCGTGA